From a single Brassica rapa cultivar Chiifu-401-42 chromosome A01, CAAS_Brap_v3.01, whole genome shotgun sequence genomic region:
- the LOC103837900 gene encoding U-box domain-containing protein 29: MKRTKKKRLKGDASVRLTLSLKPPPLTSFPTFHLPIPSLHHHPSFNFYFSRIIFTKSMGTETYITVPSFFKCPISLDVMRSPVSLCTGVTYDRASIQRWLDGGNNTCPATMQVLRTKEFIPNLTLQRLIKAWSDSLGRYAAASPPPDPTTDEVNESLRRLSLEKDDEIRLEILVRFVKDWDANRARKDLVPMLVDIIAGGTRTTTKTKLVLLAIKILNSIIKGGSEGDRKRLSNLMLTNGDGDCLTEILLAIQRGNLESKIESVRVLEVISSIDTQTKLIVAERDEILTEVIESISTESDPSLIEASLSFLITIAKSKRVRSKLITAKTITKIKDILLTEEITSVAVTEKSLKLLETLSSRREGRSEICGRDGGRCVEGVVRKLLKVSTTATEHAVTILWCLCYVFGEEKRVEETVERSNGVTKLLVVIQSNCSPMVRQMAKDVIKVLKVKPSASDLVAYETTTTHIMPF; encoded by the coding sequence ATGAAgagaactaaaaaaaaaaggttgaaGGGTGACGCAAGCGTGCGTTTGACTCTGTCTTTAAAACCACCTCCACTCACTTCCTTCCCCACCTTTCACTTACCAATACCatctcttcatcatcatccctcttttaacttttatttttcccGCATTATTTTTACGAAATCAATGGGAACCGAGACGTACATTACGGTTCCTAGCTTCTTCAAGTGTCCAATATCTCTCGACGTGATGAGATCTCCCGTTAGTCTCTGCACCGGCGTTACTTACGACCGTGCAAGTATCCAGCGGTGGCTCGACGGTGGCAACAACACTTGTCCCGCCACTATGCAGGTTCTCCGAACTAAGGAGTTTATTCCCAATCTCACTCTTCAACGACTAATCAAAGCCTGGTCCGATTCCCTCGGCCGTTACGCCGCCGCTTCTCCGCCTCCGGATCCGACGACGGACGAAGTGAATGAGTCGTTGCGGAGACTGAGCCTCGAGAAGGACGACGAGATTCGTCTGGAGATTTTGGTTAGATTCGTGAAGGATTGGGACGCGAACAGAGCGAGAAAGGATCTCGTACCAATGCTCGTCGATATCATCGCCGGAGGGACACGCACGACGACGAAGACCAAGCTAGTTCTTCTCGCGATTAAGATTTTGAATAGTATAATCAAAGGAGGTAGTGAAGGAGATCGGAAACGGTTATCGAATCTAATGTTAACAAACGGTGACGGCGATTGCTTAACGGAGATTCTCCTCGCGATCCAGCGCGGGAATCTGGAATCGAAAATCGAATCCGTTAGAGTTTTGGAGGTTATCTCTTCGATAGACACGCAAACGAAGCTAATAGTCGCAGAGCGCGACGAGATTCTCACGGAGGTGATCGAATCAATCAGCACCGAGTCAGATCCTTCCTTGATCGAAGCGAGTTTATCATTCCTAATCACGATCGCGAAATCGAAACGAGTGAGGTCGAAACTAATCACCGCGAAAACTATCACGAAGATCAAAGACATTCTCCTAACGGAGGAGATAACCAGCGTCGCGGTGACGGAGAAATCGCTGAAACTGTTGGAGACTCTGTCGTCGAGGCGAGAAGGTAGATCGGAGATTTGCGGCAGAGACGGAGGCAGGTGCGTCGAAGGAGTTGTGAGGAAGCTGTTGAAAGTTTCGACGACGGCGACGGAGCATGCAGTTACGATTTTGTGGTGTCTGTGCTATGTGTTCGGGGAAGAGAAGAGGGTGGAGGAGACGGTGGAGAGAAGTAACGGCGTGACGAAGCTTTTGGTTGTGATACAGAGCAACTGCTCGCCGATGGTGAGGCAGATGGCGAAAGATGTGATTAAGGTTTTGAAGGTTAAACCATCTGCTTCCGATTTGGTTGCTTACGAGACCACGACCACTCATATTATGCCATTTTGA
- the LOC103837909 gene encoding protein MKS1: MDPSESFAGGNPSDQQNQKRQLQICGPRPAPLSVNKDSHKIKKPPKHPAPPPQHRDQAPLYAAREPVVIYAVSPKVVHTTASDFMNVVQRLTGISSAVFLESGNGGDVSPAARLALTENASPRGGKEPVMAAKDETVEIATAMEEAAEFSGCAPGILSPSPAMLPAASAGIFSQMTTHQGGMFSPGLFSPAGLMSPFGFASLVASPTFADLFSHIWD, encoded by the coding sequence ATGGATCCGTCGGAGTCTTTCGCCGGCGGCAATCCTTCCGACCAACAGAACCAGAAACGTCAGCTTCAGATCTGTGGTCCTCGTCCCGCACCTCTCAGCGTCAACAAAGACTCCCACAAGATCAAGAAACCTCCTAAACACCCTGCTCCTCCGCCTCAGCACCGCGACCAAGCTCCGCTCTACGCCGCTCGAGAGCCGGTGGTTATCTACGCCGTTTCCCCCAAGGTCGTCCACACCACAGCCTCGGATTTCATGAACGTCGTCCAGCGTCTCACCGGCATCTCCTCCGCCGTCTTCCTCGAATCCGGTAACGGCGGAGATGTGTCTCCGGCGGCGAGACTCGCCTTGACGGAGAATGCTAGCCCCAGAGGAGGAAAAGAACCGGTGATGGCGGCTAAAGATGAGACGGTGGAGATCGCCACGGCTATGGAAGAAGCAGCCGAGTTCAGCGGCTGTGCGCCGGGAATACTCTCCCCTTCTCCGGCTATGTTACCGGCAGCTTCTGCCGGAATATTCTCGCAGATGACTACTCACCAAGGTGGGATGTTCTCGCCGGGATTGTTTTCGCCGGCGGGGTTAATGAGCCCGTTTGGTTTTGCCAGCTTGGTTGCTTCTCCAACGTTTGCTGATTTGTTCAGTCATATTTGGGATTAG